A genomic segment from Leopardus geoffroyi isolate Oge1 chromosome A2, O.geoffroyi_Oge1_pat1.0, whole genome shotgun sequence encodes:
- the GHRL gene encoding appetite-regulating hormone isoform X4 — MPSPGTVCSLLLFSVLWADLAMAGSSFLSPEHQKVQQRKESKKPPAKLQPRALEGLIHPEDTSQVEGAQDELEIRFNAPFDVGIKLSGAQYHQHGQALGKFLQDVLWEEADEVLADE, encoded by the exons ATGCCCTCCCCGGGGACCGTGTGCAGCCTGCTGCTCTTCAGCGTGCTGTGGGCAGACTTGGCCATGGCAGGCTCCAGCTTCCTGAGCCCCGAACACCAGAAAGTACAG cagagaaaggaatccaagaagCCACCAGCCAAACTGCAGCCCCGAGCTCTAGAAGGCTTGATCCACCCAGAAGACACAAGTCAAGTGGAAGGGGCACAGGATGAACTAGAAATCCGG TTCAACGCCCCTTTTGATGTTGGAATCAAGCTGTCAGGGGCTCAGTACCACCAGCATGGCCAGGCGCTGGGGAAGTTTCTTCAGGACGTCCTTTGGGAAGAGGCCGATG AGGTCCTGGCAGATGAGTGA
- the GHRL gene encoding appetite-regulating hormone isoform X3: protein MPSPGTVCSLLLFSVLWADLAMAGSSFLSPEHQKVQQRKESKKPPAKLQPRALEGLIHPEDTSQVEGAQDELEIRFNAPFDVGIKLSGAQYHQHGQALGKFLQDVLWEEADGEQTGLGFPSGSEERGPGR from the exons ATGCCCTCCCCGGGGACCGTGTGCAGCCTGCTGCTCTTCAGCGTGCTGTGGGCAGACTTGGCCATGGCAGGCTCCAGCTTCCTGAGCCCCGAACACCAGAAAGTACAG cagagaaaggaatccaagaagCCACCAGCCAAACTGCAGCCCCGAGCTCTAGAAGGCTTGATCCACCCAGAAGACACAAGTCAAGTGGAAGGGGCACAGGATGAACTAGAAATCCGG TTCAACGCCCCTTTTGATGTTGGAATCAAGCTGTCAGGGGCTCAGTACCACCAGCATGGCCAGGCGCTGGGGAAGTTTCTTCAGGACGTCCTTTGGGAAGAGGCCGATG GAGAGCAGACTGGGCTGGGATTTCCAAGTGGCTCAGAAGAGAG AGGTCCTGGCAGATGA
- the GHRL gene encoding appetite-regulating hormone isoform X5, translating to MPSPGTVCSLLLFSVLWADLAMAGSSFLSPEHQKVQRKESKKPPAKLQPRALEGLIHPEDTSQVEGAQDELEIRFNAPFDVGIKLSGAQYHQHGQALGKFLQDVLWEEADEVLADE from the exons ATGCCCTCCCCGGGGACCGTGTGCAGCCTGCTGCTCTTCAGCGTGCTGTGGGCAGACTTGGCCATGGCAGGCTCCAGCTTCCTGAGCCCCGAACACCAGAAAGTACAG agaaaggaatccaagaagCCACCAGCCAAACTGCAGCCCCGAGCTCTAGAAGGCTTGATCCACCCAGAAGACACAAGTCAAGTGGAAGGGGCACAGGATGAACTAGAAATCCGG TTCAACGCCCCTTTTGATGTTGGAATCAAGCTGTCAGGGGCTCAGTACCACCAGCATGGCCAGGCGCTGGGGAAGTTTCTTCAGGACGTCCTTTGGGAAGAGGCCGATG AGGTCCTGGCAGATGAGTGA
- the GHRL gene encoding appetite-regulating hormone isoform X2 has protein sequence MPSPGTVCSLLLFSVLWADLAMAGSSFLSPEHQKVQRKESKKPPAKLQPRALEGLIHPEDTSQVEGAQDELEIRFNAPFDVGIKLSGAQYHQHGQALGKFLQDVLWEEADGKSLPQSGHFSLHGVPNGAQPMGDTREVFFPYHCLAKSF, from the exons ATGCCCTCCCCGGGGACCGTGTGCAGCCTGCTGCTCTTCAGCGTGCTGTGGGCAGACTTGGCCATGGCAGGCTCCAGCTTCCTGAGCCCCGAACACCAGAAAGTACAG agaaaggaatccaagaagCCACCAGCCAAACTGCAGCCCCGAGCTCTAGAAGGCTTGATCCACCCAGAAGACACAAGTCAAGTGGAAGGGGCACAGGATGAACTAGAAATCCGG TTCAACGCCCCTTTTGATGTTGGAATCAAGCTGTCAGGGGCTCAGTACCACCAGCATGGCCAGGCGCTGGGGAAGTTTCTTCAGGACGTCCTTTGGGAAGAGGCCGATGGTAAGTCATTGCCCCAGTCAGGTCACTTCAGTCTCCATGGAGTCCCAAATGGAGCTCAGCCTATGGGTGACACAAGAGAAGTTTTCTTCCCCTACCACTGCCTCGCAAAGAGCTTCTAA
- the GHRL gene encoding appetite-regulating hormone isoform X1, translating into MPSPGTVCSLLLFSVLWADLAMAGSSFLSPEHQKVQQRKESKKPPAKLQPRALEGLIHPEDTSQVEGAQDELEIRFNAPFDVGIKLSGAQYHQHGQALGKFLQDVLWEEADGKSLPQSGHFSLHGVPNGAQPMGDTREVFFPYHCLAKSF; encoded by the exons ATGCCCTCCCCGGGGACCGTGTGCAGCCTGCTGCTCTTCAGCGTGCTGTGGGCAGACTTGGCCATGGCAGGCTCCAGCTTCCTGAGCCCCGAACACCAGAAAGTACAG cagagaaaggaatccaagaagCCACCAGCCAAACTGCAGCCCCGAGCTCTAGAAGGCTTGATCCACCCAGAAGACACAAGTCAAGTGGAAGGGGCACAGGATGAACTAGAAATCCGG TTCAACGCCCCTTTTGATGTTGGAATCAAGCTGTCAGGGGCTCAGTACCACCAGCATGGCCAGGCGCTGGGGAAGTTTCTTCAGGACGTCCTTTGGGAAGAGGCCGATGGTAAGTCATTGCCCCAGTCAGGTCACTTCAGTCTCCATGGAGTCCCAAATGGAGCTCAGCCTATGGGTGACACAAGAGAAGTTTTCTTCCCCTACCACTGCCTCGCAAAGAGCTTCTAA